The window GGGCTGCATCATAAATATTTCTCTAATGTAGAACACTCCAGTGAATTTTACAACAACGGAGTGACCCAGGCAGTGTGCAATACTTATGTAGGAAAACAAAGCCTAGTTTAGATGTAGTAGATGATTGATTACAAAACAACAAAAGAATAATATACATGCAATCCGGCAAAAGGAGAAATAATGTCACATACAGGAAAAATTGGCAACTTGCAAAGTCACAAATCCGAGGCAATATAATTAATATTTGACTTGTTGAATAAACATAATCAGTTGCTAACATCGAAAGATAAATATTTGTACAAGAACACGGAAGAGCACCAAATTGTCTGTAGCAAAAGAGTAAATCCTTTATCTTATTCAAAACCCGCCAGCTTCTTAAGAGCGGACTTCAGCCTGTAAGGACTTCCTTATAGACGATGTTCTTCATCGAGGTTTGTAAGGACAAGGCAGGTCTTTTTCGCTTCTTAGGTTTACCGCTTTGCTTCTTGGcattctccttctccttctccttctcaaTGAGGATCTTTATGTTTCTCTTTGCGGTGGCTCGAGACAGTGCGACATAGAGTTGACCATGAGAGAACACAGGATTAGGTAGGTACACGCCAACAATCGGAATCGTCTGGCCTTGAGCCTTGTTAATCGTCATAGCAAAGCTAAGCCTTACAGGAAATTGCTTCTTCTTGAACTTGAATGGAAACATGTCGTTGTCAGACAGGCATAGGGGTATTCGAGGAAGGAATACCCTCCTACCTGCGTGTATCCGATCACGATTTCTGCGTTGATGGCGTTCCTCTCGAAACCTCGCACCACAAGCCTCGTCCCGTTACACAGACCATTAGCCGGATCAATGTTCCTCAGAAGTATGACGGGGCAGTTGAGCTTCAGTTTGAGTGCATGCGGAGGCAGACCGTTGGGAGTCAATCCATTTAGGAACTCGGGAGCGTAGTAGCCATACGGGTCGTCTTCTGCACTGTCAAAGCTATGGTAGATTACTTCTTCTCCCCGAAAACGCTCTACCATGCGTATGTTTATCTTGTCGACGTTGTCGTTCGTGGTGGAGAGGATTGCGCGTGAAGTCATGTAATTCGGATCGGACATGTTGTCATCTAGTCTGGGAAACACATGGTCAATCAGCTTCTCCAGGTCATCACCCTCGCCTGTAGACGGCACACAAATATCTTCAGGGAGTCGTATGTTTCCTTGATCGTCAACTTCCTCAGTGCCATTGCCTACCCTTAGCAAGTAATCCGCAAACCAGGTGTCATTATGAGCCCTCATGTTGGTGACGAGCCTTAGCTGGCGCATACCCTTCCAGAGGTGTGAACTTCGAAGGGTTGCATCGATTATCTGACCCGGGACCCCCTCCTGACGACCGGAAGCACCTGCCTGAAGTCCCCGCCAAACACAACAGTTTTTCCTCCAAAGGGTCGGTCCCGTCTTCCCATGATGTCGCGCATGCTGTTGTCAAGTGCCTCGACCGCCTGTCGCTTAGTCATGGTGGCCTCGTCCCATAGTATCAATGAGGCCATCCTCAGTAGCTTGGCGGTACCACTCTGTTTCGTGAAGGTGCATGAGGCGCCATCGTCGCAGCTCAATGGGATCTTGAACCTCGAGTGGGCAGTCCTGCCTCCAGGCATGATAGAAGCGGCGACGCctgacgtcgcggtagcgatagCGATGTTTCCCTCGCTTCGAACCTTGGCGAGCAGCGCCCTGTACAGGAAGGTCTTCCCTGTACCTCCCGGTCCATCAACAAAGAACACACCCCCATCAGCGCGTTCAACAGAAGCTAGTATCTCGTCGTATGCAACCCTCTGCTCCAAGTTTAGCGACGAAGCCAATTTAGTGTCGTTGATGTCAAAATCGACGTTGGATTCCTCGATCACTTCTCTGGCCTCTCCCTCGGTTGGGTCGAATGCATCGTCAATGCATGGAAGAGAGAAATCAGCTATGTCTTTGCCCATGGACTGCAACATACCCCTAATGTCAAGCAACACCATCTGTTCCACCTCAATCGGGCACGTGTGTGATCGCCGATAGTCATCAGACATAGGCTCGAAGTGCCTATCCCATAAACCACGCACGTCGCCTGGCTCACAGTGCACCAAAATTGTTGCGAAGAGCCTCCTGAGCGAACATGGCATCGCCCACTGCTCTGCCTCGGTAAGACAGTCGTCGAGCGTGTTATCTGCCTCGATGAGTCCCAACCTTTCGGCAGCCTCTCTAAAGCTCCCGCATAGCCTACTGTCCACGGTGAGCAGGTCCTCATAGGATGTCTGGACAGCAACATGGTTTAGCAGCACACGCAGATAGTATCGCTCCCCCTCGGCAGGATTGGCAGACACAATTCGACCTATCTGATAACGCTCCACCCGCTCTTTCCAATACTTCTTACCCTTCTGCCATGTAAACCTTCCAGGAAAATCCTTGTACAATATATTCCTAGCCCACGGGTGGTTTTGGTTAGCTTTGAAATACTCTGTCAACATGGATTTGGAAGCTTTCTCAGAGGCGGCTACATCGGTCAAGTGAGCTTGCTCATTGAATGCCACCCTATGCATATTCGGGAGATGAAGAGGCAACTGTAGGACAGACGGGTCATTGGCACACAAGGGGAAGCCAAATATCCTCCACATCGCCTCTGGAGGAGTAACCCACCTCGCGTCTACGTATCTTTTGATCTCATCAATGTTACCATCAGCGTCAGGCTGGTCGATGCTGAAAGAAGCCCTATCATGGCCCTTGTATATGTACTTGTAAAGGTATTTGACGGCCTTTATGTTGGAGCAAACCTCAACGTTTATGTGGCAATTGAACATCTGCAGCAGGTAAGGGTTATACGGCACAACCCATCTGTTGTCCAACATTTTACCCCGGACCTTAGCCTGCCGACCATTATCTCGACGACAATAAACAGGGTATGAGTCCTTGCCCTGTGCCGTGTTTTCATTGAACGACCGCGGGTATCTGCGCTTGCACTCGTTCTGTTGCATGCAAACATTTTTGGGGTCGAGAGCACCGCATGGTCCATGCATCATATGTTTCACCACCAAGGCGTGGAGTTCAGGATACTTTTGCTTGTCTGGGAGCTCGGCAGAAATGAGTCGGGCGTACTGCTCTGGAACGACAAGTTTATAGGCAGAATCCATGATCAACAAAAAGTGTGCGTGGGGGAGGCCCCTCTTTTGGAACTCGACTACGTATGCATGTGCAACAACAACACCCAGGATATTCTTCTTGAACAACATCTCTTTCATAGCCTCTAGCTTGCCATGGAACACACGAGCCACAAGATCAGGTCGGTCTTGCGCTGTCTGACCAGGAAACAACTCATTCGTTATCTCTTCCCAGTTAGGGTTGCAGGTCATGGTCAAGAAGATGTCAGGCTTCCCGTAAGTATGGACAATTGCCATGGCATCCATATGCCTCCGCTTCATGTCGCGGTCGCCACCTGGGTACGTTCCAGGTAGCACTATCCTTACTCCAACAGCGCTTGCCCGGGTCTCCCCGGATGTAATTGCATCAACAACTCCTTTATACAGGTCGGCATGGATCTTTGTTTGGTTCTTCCTGTACCATTTCAACCTACAACTCTCAATCTTGATGTACATGTCCACCCCCCATTGCTGGAGCAATCGTGCTCCACAGAGTATGGGATTGAATATCCCAGGTCGTGTCTGGAGCATGTAACAGTAGTAGTCTCTCACCGAGACGCATAACCTGCTATTCCCCTCTGCACATGGATGAGTAACGCAGACATTAGGATTCATATGAGAAGTATACAATTCATCTAAACGACAGAATATGCATAAGGCTTACCtgcatcctcatcatcatcatcatcacctcTACCTCTTGGTTGTTGCACAACCGGCCAAGGGACATCACGTTTAGGAAGTTTCGGGTGCCAACCGAGCTCCCCCCTTGGGTAGAAGAGTGGGTAAGAGAGAGGGTCATACGAGCCAGCCGTCACATGTATACTGTGCCTCTGGTTGTCATTCCCGCAAAGTGTAATCCTACGATCGAACCTCTTTGCTAGGTCAGTGCCCTCCACCTAAATTGCAGCGACCTCAGATGACAGAGGTCTATTATACTTCCGTTGGTCTAGTCTCTGGTCAGTGTTGAGGTCTATCCTGTAATCGTCGAGGTTGTCCCTGTGCGCACCCAAACTCCTAAACTGCTGGGAGTACGGGTTTTCCCTGAGTATGTCCACTAACTTTCTGACGACATCTTGGTCTAATTGCTCGGTGGCAGCCTTGCGATGGGTTAGGCCTGGATCATCGTCGTAGAAGTACAACTGTAGATGATCTGGACGTGATGTTGGCCCGAAGGAATGAACGTTGTGGTAGATGGTGCCGTGCGCCCGGAACGTGTACACCCCAGACTTCATGTTTGTGTAGTTTTCATCAAGGCTGACGCCGAGGGTTGTGAAGGAGAAGTGGCCGTTGAAGAATCGTATGTTATCCCGAAAATGCCTTGAGTCCGAATCCATGCTAGACCAAAGCCTCATTAGCTCCGGGACGGGCTCCGGTTGCTTCAGCTGGATCTGCCCACTGCGACAGCAGAATCCCGGGGCCTCAGACACAAACTTCTTGGCCTTGCAGTGATCGCAATTTGCGGCGTGCTTCAGGATGTGTGTGTGGTCTGGGAGGTTTGAGTAGACATAGTCCAATGGATCATGGTCAACATAGGTATTGTGTCTTGAGTCTTCCAATTCGTCGTGCTCCATGTCATCAGGATCTGAGCCTGCAAACAATTTTTATAATTAGTGTGATATTTCAAACGGGTGGATGTTGCTCAAGTGGGTGTACATACCTTCACCAGCAAACAGGTAATACTCGTCGTCAAAGAGGCTATCAGGGTTGACATTATCATTCATGAGACGACTAAGGTAAGCGTCCATGTCGTCTGCTCAGGTGCGAAACCAATAAATGAGGGTTCAGTCTCAAGGGACGCAAGGAGAGTAAGGATGGGAGTTTTACCTTCACTTCTGATCGTGTACTCCGGCGTGCTAGATGAGGTCGAGGCACCATGTGCTTCCACTACGGTAGGTTGTCCAGTTGAGCTCATTTTCGGAATGGAGATGGACCTGACGGTTGGGGTCATCACCCTACCTGCAAACTTTTCATTACGTCGATCGCGTAGAACATTCCTTTCACCATGCGCTACCTGCGTACACTTTTTTTGCTTCACAATTTTCTGTTGACGCTTCTTTGCCACCATACCACCCTTGCAAGCTCGCTCTCTCCTCCCAGGCGCTGCTCTGGACTCATGACTCTGCCCGTCCACTCCATTATCCGCTATTGTTACCGGATCACTGGTTTGCTGGTCGGCATTTTGTAGGTGCACATTGATTTCGATGAGGTCGCCATCTACAGCACCATCACCGAAGGTTCTGCTTAGGTATGCACCTACAACACTATACATCATTATTTATATCTCATGAATTATTACATGATGAAAGATGATGGTTGATAGGATATGTACCATCGGTTTCGGTGTTGCGAATGTATGTGGGTGCCGCATTGACCGTAGGAGCATGATCTATTTGTTCACTGTCGAATTGTTGCGTGAGGGCTGAAAGTGTGAGAGTCGGACAATGTGTGTGAGGGTTGGACAATGTGCTACTTAGATCTGGACGTGGCATTGCGATCGATTCAGCACATGGCATGTATTTCTTTGCAGCATACTTTGCCTTTCTCTTTGCACTTGACTCCCCCCTTTCATCCTCAGTCATGGTTTTAGGGTGTTGCACGCGCCATTCTTGCaacttctgattttttttcttgaAGATCGATCGTTCCGTCCCCCACTTTTTTCCGATAACTTGCTCGCCTCCGCGCGTTTCTCTGCTCAGTTTGCTCGTCTGTTAAGTCACCCTTGTGTTCTTTATCAGGCTGTTTTTCATCTAGTTGCTTGCTGGCTGCCTCCTCTTTTTTCTTTCGATAAGCAGCTCTCCTCCGAGCCTTTATTTGCTCTTTTTTCTCGTCAAGGTCCACCGAGAATGGTTGACACCCATTAGTGATATCACCGAGAGGTAGCAGGGGAACATTTTGCATATCTGCACGTAGGGTTTAGGGTCTTCATTGTTCAAGAATATTTCATGTACTACACAAACGCTTACTTTATATATATGCACGGTCACGTTAAACAATGATGTATAGCTGGATGTAGTTGGGTTGATATCATCGAGAGGTAAAACAAAATTGAACCTAAATGATCAGGAATAGTATGTTAACACAGTGGTCAACTATTGGTCAATTATTTTTATTCTCTATTCTTGGTCAATTATTCGTGGGGTTGGGGTGAGGAAACATATGTCGCCTACATTATTCACTAAGAAAGTATACATACGGTCATCATATTGCTGAAACATAAACATCCTTACCTGATATCGAAAGGGCAGTCAGATTTTCATCTTTTTGCTTGCTGGCTGCCTCCTCTTTTTTCTTTCGATAAGCAGCTCTTCTCCGAGACTTTAGTTGCTCTTTTTTATCGTCAAGGTCCACCGTGGTTGGTTGACACACATTAGTGATATCACCGAGAGGTAACCCACCCACATTCAGCATAGCTGCATGTGAAATGATATTAAAATTATATtctggaatggagggagtatatataaTATCATCGCAGTGCCTTCCCATAAAGCATTCTTACCTGATATCGTAAGGGCAGACAGATTTTCCTCTTGTTGCTTGACGGTAGcctcctcttttttctttctaTAAGCAGCTCGCCTCCGAGCTTTTATCAACTCTCTTTTTTCGTCAAGGTCCACAGAGGATGGTTGATCTGCATTAGTGATATCACTGTGAGGATGGCGTGGAACATTATGCGGCCTCTCTTGCCAACTGTCACGTTGCATGCTAGCTAGTTATTTTGTCAGATAACTGAGAGCTGGCAACGAATCTACATTATATAGGAATGAGATTGGAGGGTTGTCTGCATCATGTTAACATAACAATATATTGGACCGAAAACAAGGCAAAGTTGTAGGCACATGGTCTTAACCTTTCTACAACATAATACTTACCCGAAATCAGATGGGAAGGTTGATGAACATATGTCCTTTCACAATCGGCCTGTTCAAGTATCGTCTTGTCCGAGTGAGTAATATGGACTCCTACAAGTCACACGCTTGATCTATTAGAATCGGTTCTGCCCAAGTCTGTTAGGTTTGATTTATCACATAAAAAGCATAAAAGCAATCTCAGTATATATAATATCATCGCAGAAACAAGGCAAAGTTGTAGGCACATGGTCTTAACCTTTATACAACATAATACGTACCCGAAATCAGATGGGAAGGTTGATGAACATATGTCATTTCACAATCGGCCTGTTCAAGTATCGTCCTGTCCGGGTGAGTAATATGGACTCCTACAAGTCACACGCTTGATCTATTAGAATCGGTTCTGCCCAAGTCTGTTAGGTTTGATTTATCACATAATAAAAAGCATAAAAGCAATCTCAGTATATATGCACAGCCCTAGTACCTGGACTACTTGGGTAATTCTTGTGAACATCGTCGGCTCCAGGTATAACTCCTTGTATAGAGTCGTCACCATTTGGCCCCTCCATCGGGCCTGCAACATCTCCTGTGATGGTGTTTGACATGCATACCAAAATATGTAGCTCAACATATACAAGGAGGTTGATATATACCTGGAGTATCATATGTGCTATCACCATAGGTCTCAAGTATCATCCGTTCGGAGGGAGTAATATGGACTCCTAGAAGTAAAGATGTTGATACATTAGAATCGGGTGTGCCCAAGTCTGTTAGGTATGATTTTTCAACTAAAAAGGATAAAAATAAACCTTATACCTGGACTACGTGGGTAAATTTTGTCAACATCATCGGCTACGGGTATAATCACTTCGTTAGAGTCGTCAACACTTGTCCCCTCCATCGGGCCTGCAACACATATATAGTTGAATATATATATGTTTGACTTGTGTAGCACAATTTATAGGTGAACATATACCTGCAGGTACATGTGATGTAGTTGTCTGTTCCGCTGGCTTGCTGTGTGGAGTCCCCATATGTAACTACTAAAAAAAGACATGTCCAACAGATTCAGTCCATAAGGGCAGGATGTTACAGATTTATGAGTGTTGCTATATATATGAAAA is drawn from Aegilops tauschii subsp. strangulata cultivar AL8/78 chromosome 1, Aet v6.0, whole genome shotgun sequence and contains these coding sequences:
- the LOC120972855 gene encoding uncharacterized protein, which translates into the protein MYIKIESCRLKWYRKNQTKIHADLYKGVVDAITSGETRASAVGVRIVLPGTYPGGDRDMKRRHMDAMAIVHTYGKPDIFLTMTCNPNWEEITNELFPGQTAQDRPDLVARVFHGKLEAMKEMLFKKNILGVVVAHAYVVEFQKRGLPHAHFLLIMDSAYKLVVPEQYARLISAELPDKQKYPELHALVVKHMMHGPCGALDPKNVCMQQNECKRRYPRSFNENTAQGKDSYPVYCRRDNGRQAKVRGKMLDNRWVVPYNPYLLQMFNCHINVEVCSNIKAVKYLYKYIYKGHDRASFSIDQPDADGNIDEIKRYVDARWVTPPEAMWRIFGFPLCANDPSVLQLPLHLPNMHRVAFNEQAHLTDVAASEKASKSMLTEYFKANQNHPWARNILYKDFPGRFTWQKGKKYWKERVERYQIGRIVSANPAEGERYYLRVLLNHVAVQTSYEDLLTVDSRLCGSFREAAERLGLIEADNTLDDCLTEAEQWAMPCSLRRLFATILVHCEPGDVRGLWDRHFEPMSDDYRRSHTCPIEVEQMVLLDIRGMLQSMGKDIADFSLPCIDDAFDPTEGEAREVIEESNVDFDINDTKLASSLNLEQRVAYDEILASVERADGGVFFVDGPGGTGKTFLYRALLAKVRSEGNIAIATATSGVAASIMPGGRTAHSRFKIPLSCDDGASCTFTKQSGTAKLLRMASLILWDEATMTKRQAVEALDNSMRDIMGRRDRPFGGKTVVFGGDFRQVLPVVRRGSRVR